The genome window GAGCTGGCCCAGACCCTCATGCGACAGGGTTCAATGGCCGGCAGCGGCGCCGAGGCCTGATTCATACCACTCGGCGCCGCAACTGGCCTATCCCCAGACTGAGCACCAGCGCCAGGGCCGACAGCAAAGCAAACACCGCCGATACCTCGTCCTGGCGCACGCGCCAGGTCATCTGACGGGACAGCTTGCGGTAGGCCTCCTTGAGCTTAGCCGCCGAGTCTACAAAGTAGTACTGGCCATCGCCCATCCTGGCAATCTCTTTGAGGGTCTCCTCATCGAACTGAGCCGCCAGGGCATACTGCTCGGGCAGGCCCGGCACCGGGCCATCCGAGGCTCGGCCAATGCCAATAGCGTGCACCCGAACTTGCAGACGGGCCGCCTCCTTCACGGCCTCTACCGGGTCTACCCCGCCCAGGCTGCGTCCATCGGTGAGCAGAATGATGGTGGCAAGGCTCTTGGGATCGGGGGCTTCGGCGCGTTCGGAAAGGGGGGGTAAGGCCTCAATACTCTCCAGGATAGCATCGCCGATGGCCGTACCCAGGTTGAGCTCTAAAAAGTCTACCGCCTCCAACAAGCGCCCCCGGTCGGTGGTGAGGGGCACCACCAGGTGTGCGTCGCGGGAAAAGGTCACCAGGGCCACCCGGATACCTTCTGGCAGTTCGCGGATGAAGGTGCGCAGGGCCGCCCGGGCCGCCTCGAAGCGGCTGGGCTTTACATCGGTGGCCCGCATCGAAAGGCTGATGTCCACCGTCAGCACCACCGCTGCCTTGGGGTCGGCCTGCAAGACTGGCAGGGTGGGCCGGGCCAGGGCCAGTACTGCCCCTACCAAGGCCAGCAGATATAGCCCTGCCGAAAGGTGCTGCCGCCAGGTGTTGTTTCGCCTCAAGGCCCGCGCCAGCACCGCAATCTCGGGGTATAGCACCACCGACTCGGCGGGCGGTCGCAGGTTGCGCCGGTACAGCCAAATGAGCAGTGGAACTAAGAGCAAGAAGCCCAGCGCCCAGGGCCACAGAAACGCCATTCAGATCACCCGTCGCCGCAAAGCCGACCAGCCCATGCTAAAGCCCAGCACTAGCGCTGCCAGCAGGCTCAAAATACCGCTTATCTCGGTGGTCTGGGGGCGCCAGGCCAGCACCCGT of Meiothermus sp. contains these proteins:
- a CDS encoding VWA domain-containing protein gives rise to the protein MAFLWPWALGFLLLVPLLIWLYRRNLRPPAESVVLYPEIAVLARALRRNNTWRQHLSAGLYLLALVGAVLALARPTLPVLQADPKAAVVLTVDISLSMRATDVKPSRFEAARAALRTFIRELPEGIRVALVTFSRDAHLVVPLTTDRGRLLEAVDFLELNLGTAIGDAILESIEALPPLSERAEAPDPKSLATIILLTDGRSLGGVDPVEAVKEAARLQVRVHAIGIGRASDGPVPGLPEQYALAAQFDEETLKEIARMGDGQYYFVDSAAKLKEAYRKLSRQMTWRVRQDEVSAVFALLSALALVLSLGIGQLRRRVV